A region from the Diadema setosum chromosome 13, eeDiaSeto1, whole genome shotgun sequence genome encodes:
- the LOC140236464 gene encoding uncharacterized protein — MQIGGIQEEEYISLPPMYATDGIPVTVKDAPMQRDLGKWRHLKEIELPELSGKNTLPRVSLMIGANVPSATMPLEIKAGDVGEPYAIRSKLGWLIYGLHTQVQADKFKVCFCKEQEVTIIPRQDDLEQKLKEFCNMEFTERLSETRAGPSVDDKHFLDIMEKSTTKKGNHYQMDLPLRQRDVTMPNNRNQAEGFIERLGRKLLKNEEMHQQYTTFMNDLEKQGYSERVPETELNRSDGKIWYIPHHGVYHPQKPGKIRVVFNCPISYKGKSLNQELIQGPDLTNGLIGVLFRWRKDEVAVMADIQSMFYQVRVTPDQCDMLRYMWWPDGDIAKKPVEYRMLVHLFGATSFPSCSNYALKRIAKDNQGCAREAVLDAIENDFYVDDFLKSVPTQEEGITLAKEMRQVLAEGGFKLTKWSSNNREVLNTIPKEDHAVDIKDLDLKREILPTERALGVQWDPNKDRLGFKLKEKSRKATRRNILSVMSSVYDPFGIAAPYVLKAKIILQELCQAKLDWDQFIPEKQRKEWEHWIDELHNLEQVKIDMCLKKKEFRKGDKCTFASFCRCKNGYGVVTYLRQ; from the coding sequence ATGCAGATAGGTGGAATACAAGAGGAGGAATACATCAGCCTTCCACCAATGTATGCAACAGATGGCATACCAGTGACTGTGAAAGATGCTCCAATGCAAAGAGATCTGGGAAAATGGAGACATCTAAAGGAAATAGAGCTACCAGAACTAAGTGGCAAGAACACTCTCCCGAGGGTGTCACTCATGATTGGAGCCAATGTTCCTTCAGCAACAATGCCACTAGAAATCAAAGCTGGTGATGTTGGCGAACCTTACGCCATCAGATCAAAGCTGGGATGGCTGATATATGGCTTACACACACAGGTTCAAGCAGACAAGTTCAAAGTGTGTTTCTGTAAGGAGCAGGAGGTGACCATCATTCCACGACAAGATGACTTGGAACAGAAACTCAAGGAGTTCTGTAACATGGAGTTCACCGAGAGACTCAGTGAAACGAGAGCTGGTCCGTCGGTTGATGATAAACATTTCCTAGACATAATGGAGAAGTCCACGACAAAGAAAGGCAATCATTATCAGATGGACTTACCTTTGAGACAGAGAGATGTGACGATGCCCAACAACAGGAACCAAGCTGAAGGGTTCATCGAAAGACTTGGGCGAAAGCTGCTAAAGAATGAGGAAATGCATCAACAGTACACTACATTCATGAATGATCTGGAAAAACAAGGATATTCAGAGAGAGTACCAGAGACAGAGTTGAACAGAAGTGATGGGAAGATTTGGTACATACCGCATCATGGGGTTTACCATCCACAGAAACCTGGGAAGATCAGAGTAGTTTTCAATTGTCCTATCAGCTACAAAGGGAAATCTCTGAACCAAGAACTCATTCAAGGACCAGATCTTACGAATGGATTGATAGGTGTTCTCTTCAGATGGAGAAAGGATGAAGTTGCTGTAATGGCTGACATTCAATCCATGTTTTATCAAGTCAGAGTCACGCCAGACCAATGCGACATGCTCCGCTACATGTGGTGGCCAGATGGGGACATAGCCAAGAAACCTGTGGAATACAGGATGTTAGTGCATCTTTTTGGAGCAACGTCATTCCCCAGTTGCTCTAATTATGCACTGAAGAGAATAGCAAAGGACAACCAAGGATGCGCAAGAGAAGCAGTGCTAGATGCGATAGAGAATGACTTCTATGTAGACGATTTCCTGAAATCGGTACCAACACAGGAAGAAGGAATCACTCTAGCGAAAGAGATGAGACAAGTCTTGGCAGAAGGAGGTTTCAAGTTAACCAAATGGTCCAGCAACAACAGGGAAGTGTTGAATACCATTCCGAAAGAGGATCATGCTGTCGATATAAAGGACCTGGACCTGAAGAGGGAAATTCTTCCTACTGAGCGAGCTCTTGGTGTACAATGGGACCCAAACAAGGATCGGCTTGGCTTCAAACTGAAAGAAAAGTCCAGAAAGGCTACTCGACGAAATATTTTGTCTGTGATGAGCTCAGTCTACGATCCATTTGGAATAGCAGCACCATACGTTCTGAAGGCAAAAATAATTCTCCAAGAATTATGTCAAGCCAAATTGGACTGGGATCAGTTTATTCCCGAGAAACAGAGAAAGGAATGGGAACATTGGATAGATGAGCTGCATAACCTGGAGCAGGTTAAGATCGACATGtgcctcaaaaaaaaagaatttcggAAAGGTGACAAATGCACATTTGCATCATTTTGCAGATGCAAGAACGGATATGGTGTTGTGACCTACTTaagacaataa
- the LOC140236465 gene encoding uncharacterized protein — protein MDLDQSAFWTDSQTVLKYISSKTARYPVFVTNRLSIIRDGSEVIQWKYIPTKLNPADHASRGLDASELTKKKEWLEGPKFLKESEEMWPSDVKATIDEKYGDEPQREVNEIHIHTTRTNEENPVNALLSHYSDWNKLKRGVAWILKLKKRLQDKLKGKVGNSEERFNLTCTDIEDAELAIIQHVQLESYPDEMKYLAHGKGLPKNSTISSLDPMLSDGLLKVGGRLQHAKMPSSAKHQYILPRKHHVTTLVMQHVHRRVGHQGQNHMVAEIRQKYWIVGVGVLARNIAKRCIICKKAQGKAGYQKMAELPSSRVQGDERVFTKVGMDYFGPFEIKCGRSMRKRYDVIFTCMTSRAVHIEVASSLDTSSCIDAIRCFISRRGPVKEMFSDNGTNLVGDEKELKEALKGLNQEQMTNFHPTDDEDFSDAAPGTFDAKDVYGKRRWKQMQYLADLFWRRWVKEYLPSLQQRQKWLQPGRNLQVGDIVLIADETAPRCSWSMARVQEVMPDEKGFVRRAKVKTASSVLTRPVTKLCLLLEQEA, from the exons atggatCTGGACCAGTCAGCGTTCTGGACGGACAGCCAAACGGTACTGAAATACATTTCAAGTAAAACGGCCAGGTATCCCGTTTTTGTGACGAACCGGCTGAGTATCATCAGGGATGGATCAGAGGTAATCCAATGGAAGTACATTCCTACAAAGTTAAATCCGGCTGACCATGCGTCCAGGGGACTTGATGCCAGTGAGCTTACTAAGAAAAAGGAGTGGCTTGAAGGACCAAAATTTCTGAAGGAATCTGAAGAAATGTGGCCATCCGATGTGAAAGCTACTATAGATGAGAAATATGGTGATGAGCCACAGAGAGAAGTGAATGAGATACACATTCACACCACAAGGACAAATGAGGAAAATCCTGTAAATGCACTCCTGTCACATTATTCTGACTGGAACAAATTGAAAAGAGGAGTTGCCTGGATACTGAAGCTCAAGAAAAGGCTACAAGACAAGTTGAAGGGAAAAGTTGGCAATTCAGAGGAAAGATTCAATTTGACATGCACAGACATTGAAGATGCTGAATTGGCAATAATTCAACATGTGCAGCTTGAATCATACCCAGATGAGATGAAATATCTTGCTCATGGGAAGGGATTGCCAAAGAATTCTACTATCAGCAGCCTGGATCCGATGCTAAGTGATGGGCTACTCAAAGTCGGTGGAAGGTTGCAACATGCTAAGATGCCAAGCAGTGCAAAACATCAGTACATTCTACCAAGAAAGCACCATGTAACCACTCTTGTGATGCAACATGTACATAGGAGAGTTGGTCATCAGGGACAAAATCACATGGTAGCAGAAATAAGACAGAAGTACTGGATAGTAGGTGTCGGAGTACTAGCCCGAAACATAGCAAAAAggtgtatcatctgcaaaaagGCCCAAGGAAAAGCTGGTTATCAGAAGATGGCTGAACTTCCAAGCAGTAGAGTCCAGGGTGACGAGCGGGTATTCACCAAGGTTGGCATGGACTATTTCGGTCCTTTTGAGATAAAGTGTGGAAGAAGCATGCGGAAAAGGTACGATGTAATCTTCACATGCATGACCAGTAGAGCGGTGCATATTGAAGTTGCATCAAGCCTAGACACCAGCTCCTGTATTGATGCAATACGTTGTTTCATCAGCCGAAGAGGACCTGTGAAGGAGATGTTCTCAGATAATGGGACAAATCTGGTAGGAGATGAAAAGGAATTGAAAGAAGCGCTAAAGGGCCTGAATCAAGAACAAATGACAAATTTCCAT CCTACTGACGATGAAGACTTCAGCGATGCTGCCCCCGGGACCTTCGATGCCAAGGATGTCTACGGGAAGAGGCGCTGGAAGCAGATGCAGTATCTTGCTGACCTGTTCTGGAGGAGGTGGGTAAAGGAATACCTACCTTCGCTACAACAACGACAGAAATGGTTACAACCCGGTCGTAACCTCCAAGTTGGTGACATCGTACTCATCGCAGATGAAACAGCACCTAGATGTTCTTGGTCTATGGCGCGTGTCCAAGAGGTTATGCCAGACGAGAAGGGATTCGTCCGCAGAGCGAAGGTGAAAACCGCGTCGTCAGTGCTGACTAGGCCGGTGACCAAATTGTGCCTTCTTTTGGAGCAGGAAGCGTGA